From the Streptomyces nigrescens genome, one window contains:
- a CDS encoding ABC transporter permease, with protein sequence MTSLHPAMGPAPAMTADRRPRTRRPVAPTAAAGFLALVVLAALCAPLLAPYAPDAIDLSSSLEGTGREHLLGTDASGQDLLSRVLYGARTSLIAPLLLLALAALLGVTLGTVAAWRGGWVDTLVSRITDVMYAFPGLLFVVLIIAVFGSGITTSVIALGLAFAPTIAKYTRSIALAERAKPYVDAYLVQGMGGARLCVRHLVPNLGRSLAGYLVVLFGEALMSLATLSYLGFGTQPPSSDWGLMVQEGQAAIVQGALLPAMVPGCAVAAVVVAFNVAGVRAADRLSAKG encoded by the coding sequence ATGACCTCCCTCCATCCGGCGATGGGCCCCGCACCGGCGATGACCGCAGACCGCCGCCCGCGTACCAGGCGTCCGGTCGCTCCGACGGCGGCCGCCGGTTTCCTCGCACTGGTGGTGCTCGCCGCGCTCTGCGCGCCGCTGCTCGCCCCGTACGCACCGGACGCCATCGATCTGTCGTCCTCGCTCGAAGGCACCGGCCGGGAACATCTGCTGGGCACCGACGCCTCCGGCCAGGACCTGCTCAGCCGGGTCCTGTACGGGGCCAGGACCAGTCTGATCGCGCCGCTGCTGCTGCTCGCGCTGGCCGCCCTGCTCGGCGTCACCCTGGGCACCGTCGCCGCCTGGCGCGGTGGCTGGGTCGACACCCTGGTCAGCCGCATCACCGACGTCATGTACGCCTTCCCGGGCCTGCTGTTCGTCGTGCTGATCATCGCGGTGTTCGGTTCCGGTATCACCACCTCGGTGATCGCCCTGGGGCTGGCCTTCGCCCCCACCATCGCCAAATACACCCGCAGCATCGCCCTCGCCGAACGCGCCAAGCCCTATGTCGATGCCTACCTCGTCCAGGGCATGGGCGGCGCCCGGCTCTGCGTCCGCCACCTCGTCCCCAACCTCGGCCGGTCACTCGCCGGTTATCTCGTCGTCCTCTTCGGCGAGGCCCTGATGAGCCTGGCCACCCTCAGCTATCTGGGCTTCGGCACCCAGCCGCCCAGCTCCGACTGGGGGCTGATGGTGCAGGAGGGCCAGGCCGCGATCGTCCAGGGGGCGCTGCTGCCGGCCATGGTGCCGGGCTGTGCCGTGGCCGCCGTCGTGGTGGCCTTCAACGTCGCCGGTGTCCGGGCCGCCGACCGACTCTCCGCCAAGGGATAG